ATAGAGTATAATGATGCAAATGCATATTCCTCAGGATATTTCGGTATTAGAACAGTTAACAATCACATGACCATAGATAATTTTAAGGTCTATAGCCTTGAATAAAAATTAGCATAGAAACACTAAAACGTAACTCATGAAAAGCAACCTATCTATTCCTTTAAAACTCGCCCAGCTATCTGCACTCTGTTTGATAGTGGCTTGCGAACCTGTAGCCAAGAGTGAAACAGTTTCTGTGGCAGTTAAAAATAACCTTGATTTTCCTAGAAATGAAATCGTGGGCGTGCACATTGAAGATTTATCCGGAGTTCTTGAAAATAATGAAGAGAAACACCTTCGAGTTCAAGAAGTTGGAACCCAAGAGTACCTACGTATGCAGTGGATGGATAACGATCAAGACGGTTCAAATGACGAATTGCTTTTTCAAGCTGAGGTTGCCGCTAATGGTAGTTCTGAGTTCTTGATACTTATAGACAGTACAAAAGCAGCAGAAGAGAGTGACGTCATTGCTTATTCTCGTCTCGTACCGGAAAGAACGGATGATTATACGTGGGAAAATGATAAAGTAGCTTTTAGAACGTACGGTCCTACAGGAGAAAAAGAAGCTTTGGCCGGCGTTCCGGGCAGCACACTTTCTAGTGGTATAGATTTGTGGTTAAAACGAACAGATAAAGCTATTATTAACAAATGGTACAAGGCGCACGAAGCCAATCCTGGCGCTTACCATAAAGATCGCGGTGAGGGGTATGACCCGTACCATGTGGGCGGAAGCCGTGGTACCGGTGGTATCGGTATTTGGGAAAACGACAGCCTTTTGGTTTCCAACAATTTTACGGCTTCTAGAACATTGGCTGACGGGCCTTTGCGAACGGTTTTTGAGCTGGACTATGCCCCGTGGAGTGCATATGGAGTGAAGGAAACCAAGCGCATTACCCTTGATTTAGGTTCTAATTTTTCAAAATTCGATATATCCCTTTCTTCTGAAAAAGAGGTTCCTAATTACACGGTGGGTATTACGCTGCACAAAAATGAAGGTGATGCCGCTATAAACAAAGAAGAGGGGCGGTTCCGTCATTGGGAAACTATTGATAGCACAAAAGTAGGAGAAGGAATTGTTCTCGATCCTAAAGTGATAGAGGAGGCTATGGCTTATAAATCAGACGTTATGGACCAGAGCAACTTGCTTATTGTCACCAAACCTCAAGAAAAACTGACGTATTATGCAGGTTTCGCTTGGGATAAAAGTGGACAGGTTAGTTCTTTAGAAGACTGGG
This genomic interval from Zobellia roscoffensis contains the following:
- a CDS encoding DUF4861 family protein — protein: MKSNLSIPLKLAQLSALCLIVACEPVAKSETVSVAVKNNLDFPRNEIVGVHIEDLSGVLENNEEKHLRVQEVGTQEYLRMQWMDNDQDGSNDELLFQAEVAANGSSEFLILIDSTKAAEESDVIAYSRLVPERTDDYTWENDKVAFRTYGPTGEKEALAGVPGSTLSSGIDLWLKRTDKAIINKWYKAHEANPGAYHKDRGEGYDPYHVGGSRGTGGIGIWENDSLLVSNNFTASRTLADGPLRTVFELDYAPWSAYGVKETKRITLDLGSNFSKFDISLSSEKEVPNYTVGITLHKNEGDAAINKEEGRFRHWETIDSTKVGEGIVLDPKVIEEAMAYKSDVMDQSNLLIVTKPQEKLTYYAGFAWDKSGQVSSLEDWENILKQQSQVLSSPLSVSVKKSK